The segment GATGGCGCAGGTGGGGGTGAAGTTTGGCCGCTGGCTGGATTTGACCTTCATGCAGCTGGTGTTGAACCCCGGCGCACAGCCACAGTAGTCGCGTACGTGGGAGCGGGCTTGCCCCGCGATAGCAGCAGTGCAATTACCCTCGCTATCGCGGGGCAAGCCCGCTCCCACGTGATACCAGATGTTTCTACAGCTGGGTGAAACGCCCCAGGCGCTGCCGGAGCATGCTGTTCTCACTGCGCAGATGCTGCACTTCTTCAAGCAGCTCCAGCGCCAGCGCTACGCCTTCCCACTCCAGCTCAAGCTGATCATGCAGCTTCACCGCACGCTTGACCGTCACCGGCGCGCGGTCGTCGAACAGCCAGTCTTCAGGCGTTCGCCCTGAAGGTTCAACAATCCCATGTTCGACGATTTCGATCACACAGTCGGCCGAAAGGTTGGCTTCCTGACAGAGGGTACGCATGTCCAGTTGAACGATCAGGGTGCTGCTCATGATCAACTACTCCATTGTGTCCTCGGATTGAACGCGGCTTTCTCGGACAGCTTGCTCCACAATTCGCGGGTCTCGGCATCCGACTGGGTCGGCATGACCACCTTGAGCTGGGCATACAAGTCACCGCGCTCGCCGTGCTTGGTCGCCAGGCCCCGGCCCTTGATCCGCAGGCGCTGGCCGCTCTGGCTGTCGGGGCGGATGGTCAGGTTGATCTTGCCGCTCAGGGTCGGCACTTCAACCTTGGCACCCAGCGCAGCCTCCCACGGCGCCAGCGGCACGGTGATGATCAGGTCATGACCTTCGACATCGAACAGCGGGTGCGGTGCCATGCGAATGGTCAGGAACAAGTCGCCATTGGCGCCGCCGCCGACACCGGGCGCGCCTTGGCCTTTGAGGCGGATACGCTCGCCGTCGGCAACACCAGCTGGAATCTTGACGTTGAGGGTCTTGGTGGTGAACCCGGTACGCTGGCCGGCGCCATTGGTCTGCGGGACCTGGAAGCTGATCTGCTTGGACTCGTTATTCAGCGTCTCTTCAAGAAAGACTGCCAGCTCCAGTTCCACGTCCTGCCCTCGCCTGCCCGCGCTACGTTGTTGTTGCTGCTGGCCACGACCGAACGGGCTGCCACTCCGGGCGCCGAAGATCGAGCTGAAGAAATCCGAGAAATCGCCGCCTTCGAAGCCACCGCCAGCACCCGCACCACCCCGGCTCTGCCAGCCAGGGGGTGCCTGGAACGGCCGGCCATGTTGGCCGCCATACTTGCGGATCTCGTCGAATTCGGCGCGTTTCTGCGCGTCGCCGAGCACTTCGTAGGCCTCGTTGGCCTCTTTGAACTTGTCCTCGGCGTCGCGCTCCTTGCTGACATCGGGGTGATACTTGCGCGCCAGCTTGCGGTACGCGGCCTTGATCGCCTTGTCGTCCGCGGTGGGCTCTACGCCGAGTATCTTGTAATAGTCTTTGAAGTCCATCTATGGATCACCAATGAGAAATTGCACGTTGCTTCTGAAGATAGGGGTCAAGCATAGCCTTTCAAGGGCAGCTTGGGGTTGCTCGAGAGCAGACGACTGGTCTTGATTCTGCTGGCCACTGGCATAAACTGCGCGGCCGTTTTGCCTCCGGAAGCTATTTTTCATGTCCGACGTATCCCCGGCCCGCGCCCTGGGCATCGACTTTGGTACCTCCAACTCCACGGTCGGCTGGCACCGCCCAGGTGCCGAATCGCTGATCGCCCTGGAAGAAGGCAAGATCACCTTGCCCTCGGTGGTCTTCTTCAATATCGAGGAGCGTCGCCCGGTATACGGCCGCCTGGCCCTGCACGAGTACCTGGAAGGCTACGAAGGGCGCTTGATGCGCTCGCTCAAGAGCCTGCTCGGCTCCAAGCTGATCAAGCATGACACCAGCGTGCTCGGCACTGCGCTGCCGTTCAAGGACCTGCTGGGGATGTTCATCGGCGAGCTGAAAAAGCGTGCCGAGGCCGCTGCCGGCCGCGAGTTCGAGCAGGTGGTACTGGGCCGTCCGGTGTTCTTCGTCGATGAAGACCCGGCTGCCGACCAGGAGGCCGAGGACACCCTGGCCGACGTCGCGCGCAAGATCGGCTTCAAGGACGTGTCGTTCCAGTACGAGCCGATCGCCGCGGCCTTCGACTATGAGTCGGGCATCGACCGCGAAGAGCTGGTGCTGATCGTCGACATCGGCGGGGGTACTTCCGACTTCTCGCTGATCCGCCTGTCGCCGGAACGTCATCTGCTGGATGAGCGCCAGAGCGACATCCTCGCCACTGGCGGTGTGCACATCGGCGGGACCGACTTCGACAAACAGCTCAGCCTGCAGGGCGTGATGCCGTTGTTTGGTTATGGCAGCCGGATGAAGAGCGGCGCCCTGATGCCGACCAGCTACCACCTGAACCTGGCGACCTGGCACACCATCAACTCGGTGTACTCGCAGAAATCGCAGCTGGCGTTGGGCAGCATGCGCTATGACATCGAAGACGCGCTGGGTATCGACCGCCTGTTCAAGGTCATCGAGCAGCGTGCCGGGCACTGGCTGGCCATGGAAGTGGAAGCCAGCAAGATCGAACTGACCGAGCAGCCGAGCCGGCGCATCGACATGCGTCGGATCGAGCCAGAGCTGGGTGTGGAGCTGACCCGGGCAGTGTTCGAGGAGGCCATCGACGGTTTGCTGGAGCGGGTACGCGGCAGTGTCAGCGAGTTGCTGAACAAGGCCGGGGTCACTGAGAGCCAGGTGGATACGGTGTTCTTTACCGGTGGTTCGAGCGGGATCCCGGCGCTGCGCAACAGCGTGGCGGCGATGCTGCCCAATGCCCGGCATGTCGAAGGCAATATCTTTGGCAGCATTGGTAGTGGTCTGGCGATCGAGGCGCGCAAGCGCTACGGAACTGTCTGAGTCATTTCGCCAGTCTGTCCCGGCCTCTTCGCGGGCAAGCCCGCTCCCACAGGTTCAGCGTTGTTCTGATGATTGCGCTGAACCAAATTTCACAGGTTCAGCGTTGTTCTGATGATTGCGCTGAGCCAAATTTCACAGGCTCAGCACCGTAGTAACCGTTGCACTGAACCCTGTGGGAGCGGGCTTGCCCGCGAAGAGGCAGGTACTGACGAACTCAACCCTCAGACCAACTCAGCCCGGCGCAACTCACTCTTCAAATAGGCGTAGTAGATCGGCCCCGCCACCACCCCCGGCAAACCAAACGCCGCCTCGAACACCAGCATGGCCAAGAGCAATTCCCACGATTTGGCACTGATCTGCCCACCTACGATCCGCGCGTTGAGGAAGTACTCGACCTTGTGGATCACGATCAGATAACCCAACGCCGCCACCGCCACCCAGATCGACAGCGACAGACCAACGATGGTGATCAAGGTGTTGGACATCAAGTTGCCGATTACCGGCAGCAACCCCAGCAGGAAGGTCAACACGATCAGGGTCTTGGTCAGCGGCAGGTGCACGCCGAACATCGGCAACACCACCGCCAGGAAGATGCCGGTGAAGAAGGTGTTGAGCAGGGAAATCTTGATCTGGGCGAAAACGATATTGCGAAACGCCTTGACCAGCAGGCTCAGACGCTCGAACAGCGCGGCGGCCAGAGGTTTGCGCCGGGAAATGTCCGGGATGCGCTGCAAGGCAATGATGGCGCCGAGAATCATGCCGATCAGCAAGGTGACGAACATGTGCGCCATGCCCTTGCCTACCAGCTGCAGCTCACCCAGATGGCTCTTGAGCCAGTCACCAATCGCCACTTTGAACTCGGCCGCACTGGCCGGCAGGTAGCCTTCGATGAACGGCGGCAACTGCCCACGGGCGCGCTCGACCAGACCTATGAACTTGTCCAACGACGCGCCAGGATTCTCCGCTTCGTGCAGCAGGAAGCTGAAAGCGCCGGCAATCAACAGGGTCAGGGTAGTGACGACCAGAGTGCCGAGCAGCGCCACGGCCAGCCAGCGCGCACGCTGCCCGGCGATCAATGGCTGCAACCTGGGGGTGAGCATGTTGACCAATTCGAAGACCAGCAGGCCGGCCAGCAGGCTCGGCAGCAACTTCAGCGGCAGCGCCAGCAGCAGGCCGGCAAACACGATGATCCAGCTGGCCAGAGTGACTTGGCGAGGGGTGAAAGTCATACAGCCTCAGGGGCAGACAGCGGAAAAGATCCGCAGTCTGCCAGCCTTCGCCCGGCAAACATAGGCGCAGGTCATTTCTTCTTCAGGCAGTCGCTCATGTAGGCCTTGCGCTCATCACCCTTGAGCGCCTTTTCGGTCGCGGTGGCGTTGCAGCTCTTCATCTTTTCCTGCTGGGTGGCTTTCAGGCATTTGCTCATGAACGCCTTGCGCTCATCGCCCTTGAGGGTTTGCTCGGTAGCCTCGGCATTGCAGGTCTTCATTTTCTCCTGCTGGGCAGTGGCGGCGAATCCCTGTGCACTGATCAACACACCCAACACCAGCAACGGCACTTGCAGCATCTTCATGGAGTGGTCTCCTTGTCTCCGCGCCCGATGCACGGACATGCGCCTGAGTGTAGCCAACAATGCCCACCCCCTGCTCAGGCCGCGCGCGCCTGCCGGCGATACTGCTGCGGCGTGCAGTGCGCCTGGCGCTGGAACATGGCGATGAACGCCGAGGCGCTGCTGTAGCCAAGATCGAAGGCGATCGACTGGATCGGCGTGCCGGCCTCCAGCGCCTCGATCGCGCGCAAGAAGCGCAAGCGCAGCCGCCATTCACCAAAGCTCATGCCCAGCTCGCGCAGAAACTGCCGGGCCAGGGTGCGCTCGCTGACATGGATACGCGCGGCCCAGTCGGCCAAGGGGCGGTTGTCGCCTGGCTCGGCGCTGAGGGCGTCGAGAATCTGGCTCAAGCCTTCGCTGCGGGCGAACGGCAGGTAGCAGGCCTGGGTCGGCGACAGGTGCAGCTGATCGAGCAGGACTTGGGTCAGGCGCAGGTCGCACTGATCCTGGGCGACCTTGAGGTCACGACGGGCAAAATCGCTGAGGATCGCCTTGAGAATGTCGCTGATCACCAGGCTACAGGGCTGCTGCGGCAAGTCGTGGCACAGGTCGCGGTGCAAATAGACCGAGCGATAGACGATGGCCTGGGGGTTGTAGCAACCATGCTCACAGCCGGGTGGCACCCACACCGCCAGATGCGGCGGTGAGATGAAGCGCTGGCCGTCGACATCCAGGTGCATCACGCCGTGGGCGGCGTAGTTGAGCTGGCCCCAGGTGTGGCGATGGGGCGCGCTGATGGTGTCGGCGCCGAATTCGTCGTAGCGAAAGTAGACCGGGGCGGGGAGCTGGTCGAACTGGGGGATGGCGAGGTATTTGCCGGTCATTGTCTGGATCTAGGGGTGGGTTGTCTGGATGCAAGTATAGGTCTGCATACAGACAGAAGGATAATGACGGTCATCGTGGGAGCGGGCTTGCCCCGCGCTAGCGGCAGTGAACTCACCACCGCAGCCTGCTCCCACGCTCGTCGTTATCCAAAGAGCCCCAGTTACATGAACTACGCATTCCCCCTCATGGCCATCCTCATCTGGGCCGGCAACACAGTAGTCACCAAACTCTCGGCCGGCGCCATCTTCCCGGCCGAGATCGGTTTCTACCGCTGGCTGCTGGCTGGCCTGTTGTTCACCCCGTTCCTGCTGCCCAAAGTCTGGCGTAATTGGCCGGCAATCCGCCCGCACCTGGGCAAGATCTTCATCCTCGGCATCCTCGGCATGGCCCTGTACCAGAGCCTGGCCTACTTCGCCGCAGAGATCACCAGCGCCACCAACATGGGCATCATTCTCTCGCTGATGCCGTTGATGTCCCTGGCCCTGTCGATCGCCTGGCTCGGCCAGCGGTTGACCTTCGGCGCACTGCTCGGGGCGCTGGTGTCCTTCGTTGGGGTCCTGGAAGTGGTGTCGGCCGGCCACCCGCTGGGGTTGCTCGACCAGGGCTTGAATCGCGGCGACCTGCTGATGCTGGTGGCGACCTTCGCCTACGCCCTGTACAGCTTCTTGCTGAAGAAGTGGCAATTGCGTTTGCCGCCGTTGCAGTTGCTGTACCTGCAAGTGCTGGTGGCGATCATCGTACTGCTGCCGCTGTTCCTGCTGTCGGCGAAAACCGGGCTCAACCCACACAACCTCAGCCTGGTGCTGTACGCCTGCGTACTGGCCTCGATGATTGCCCCACTACTGTGGATGCAGGCTGTGCATCGCCTGGGGCCGAGCCGCACGACCTTGTTCTTCAACCTGCTGCCGGTGGTGACGGCGCTGATCGCCGCCTGGGTGCTGGACGAGCAGCTGGCCGCCTATCACCTGTATGGCGGCCTGCTGACCCTGGCCGGGGTACTGCTCGCCGAGCGTTGGACCACCCCCGTACGCCGCGCCGCTACAGCCCGGCAGCCTTGAGCCGAGCGGCGTGTTCGGTGAACAGTCGCACCGGCTCGGCGCCCTTGCCGACCGCGCCCAGTGACTGGTTGACGATGTCCAGGTGATCCAGCGGATAGTCATCGCCGATCACCTGACCCAGGTGCGAGCTGTTGCGCCCGACCATGCCGTCACATTGGCCTTTCTCGCGCTCGAAGGTGCGGGCGAACAAGCGGCAGAAGCGGTTACTGCCATCGAAGCGATTACGTCCTTGATCAGTGCGCCCTGGTTGCAGGGTGCCGGACCAGGAGTAGTAGCGCACGCCATTGACTTCATATGCGCCCTCGCCACCCCACACCTCTGGCAGGCCCTGTGGATAAGCCTGGTTGAAGCGGGCCACGCCATGGTGGGTCAGCGATTGATGCGAGGCGTGCACATCGATTGGCAGTGGATCGCGGCGCCAACCGGTCTCCAGCCACACCAGCAACACCGCTAGGCCATGTAGCACGGCCTTGAGAATGCGCCCATGGGGTGAGTCGCCAGGCGCCTTATGGTCGAGATAGTCGGCCAGCTCCGAGCCATGATTGGGGCCTGCGACCGAGGTTACCGAAGCCACCCGGTCTGGCCGCTTGGCCGCCGCATAGCGGGCGCTGAGCGCACCCTGACTATGACCGATCAAGTTGACCCGCTCAGCCCCGGTGCGCTGGCAGATGTCCTCGATGATCGCCAGCAACTGCTCCCCGCGCACTTCGCTCGAATGCAGCGGCGACACCTGCACCGGGAACACCTGCGCGCCACCTTTGCGCAACGCGGCGACGATGCCAAACCAATAGGGATAGAGCAGCAGCCGCACAAAACCGAGCATTCCCGGCACCAGCACCAACGGGTAACGCGTGGCCAGATCCTGGTTCATCGCCCATCCCTCTCCATGGTCAGTCGGCCAACACTAGCGCCATGTCGATGAACATCGCAATCGAACTCCTGGCGCGTCGTGCGGTTCCAAACCAAACAGACCCTGAGCAAGGAGCGGGACCATGTACAAGCAGACCCTGGCAATCCTTCTGGCCAGCGCCACCCTGGCCGCCTGCGGCAGCCGCCCAGAGAACCCGGTCGACTACGTCACCTACCGCGATGAACCGCTGGTCAAGCAGGTCGAACACGGCATGACCATGCAGAAGGTGATTGCCATCGGCGGCAGCCCATCGAATGTCATCGATCTGCCCCATGGCGGCACCTGCAACGACTACATCCTCAACCGCGACGGCCACCAACAGCCCTACTACGTGCGTTTCGATGCCACTGGCCATGTCGATGCGAAGGGCTTCAAGACCTGCAAGCAACGAGAAGAGGACAAGGAAGCCGTGCCCGGCGCCTAAGCCCTCCTGACACCCTGACCACCCTGAATCTTCGGAGATAACCATGAGCAACGTTGAACTGACCGATGTGAAAACCCTGCGCGAGCGTGCCCGTCAGCATGTCGAGCAAGGGGCGGTGACCGAGGGCTACAGCGCTGATCGCGAGAAGATCCTGCGTGTGCTCAACGAGTCACTGGCAACCGAGCTGGTGTGTGTCCTGCGCTACAAGCGCCATTACTTCATGGCCAGTGGCATCAAGGCCAGCGTTGCTGCCGCGGAGTTTCTCGAGCACGCCAACCAAGAATCGGAGCATGCCGACAAGCTGGCTGAGCGGATCGTCCAGCTGGGCGGCGAGCCGGACTTCAATCCGGATAACCTGAGCAAGAACTCCCATGCACAGTACGTGGCGGGTAACTCGCTGAAGGAAATGGTGCTGGAAGACCTGGTGGCTGAACGCATCGCGATCGATAGCTATCGCGAGATCATTCAGTTCATTGGTGAGAGTGACCCGACTACTCGGCGGATCTTCGAGGACATCCTGGCGCAGGAAGAAGAGCACGCTGATGACATGGCGGATCTGCTCCAAGGCCTTTGATTCAAACCCTTACGTGGGAGCGGGCTTGCCCCGCGATAGCGTCGGTGAGTTCACCATCGCTATCGCGGAGCAAGCCCGCTTCCACGCATGAGTAAGATTCGCTTCACTTCTTGGCTTTGACCGCCGCCGGCGCCTTCCCAGCCCGCATCTGCTCCAGTAGCGGCGTACACTGATTGGGCACATCGCCACTCGGCGCAATCAGCGCCAGCAACCCCGCCGCAGGCCCTACAGCAAGCCCCAACGCCACCATCCCTACTCCACGCAATGCCAGCGGCACCGCCTGCACGCCAGCATTGGGTTTGGCAAACGGCCCGCGCACGTACAAGGGCGAGCGCAGCGAGAACAAGCGCACCCCTTTCGACTCCGGGGTGATCTTCAGATCCAGCTGCTCGCTGGCAAAGTTAGCCGTGCCATTGACGTAGATGATCGCGTTCTCGGTATCGAAGACGAACAGCCGGGTGGTCGCCAGGCCATCCTTGATACCGACATCCGCCGCGGCGCAGTTAATCTTCACATCCTTGTCGCCAAACAACTTGTCGACCACATAGTTACCCACGTTCAGCCCGGCGATCTCCATCAGGCTGCGGCTGATCGCGCCGTCGTTGATCAGCAGGCGCAGATCGCCGTTGGAAGTACCCAGCAGGGCCGCCACCGAATTGCCCCGGCCACTCAAGTCGGCATCGCCATTGAGCTCACCAAAGCTGGTCTGCATCGGCGCAAAGCTGGGGAACAATTGCTTGAGCTTGAAGCCCCGGGCAGTGAGCTTGGCTCGGCCCTGCAAGGGCACGCTGCGCCCGTCCAGGCGGATGTTAGAAGCCAGGTTGCCACCTGCCACGCCAAAGCGCAGCGGCTCCAGGCGCAGCACGCCGTCTTCCAGCAGGACATGGGCCGAGAGGTCGTTGAAGGGCAATTGCTCGCTGTGCACGATGCGCTTGCCGCTGAAGCTGACGTCAGCGTCCATGGCGCGCCAGCGTTCGGTGCGAAACTCTTCTACCGGCAGCACCTTGCCGGTGGGCTGCTTGCTGGCTCCGCCACGGGCCTTCTGCTCGGCGTTGGAGTCAGCGCCGATCAGCGGCGCCAGGTCCTTGAACAACAGTTGGTTGGAGACCAGCTTGCCAGTCAACTTCGGCCGCGGTTGGCTGGCGACGAAGGCCAGGTCACCATGGATGTCACTGTCGCCGATCTTGCCGTTGAAGCCTTCGTAGCTGAACCGCGCGCCTTCAGGCGCATGCAGGTTGGCAAGCAAGTGGCCGTCGGTGGAATAGGCCGGGGTATCCGGCAGGGTCACGCCGGTCAGCGGGTAGAGATTGCCCAGGCTGCTGCCCGCCAGGCGCAGGCGCAGGTCGAGCGCGCCCAGGTTGCGCGGGTCGGTGAGGGTACCGGCGAGCACTACATGGGTGTCGGCAATGCGCACATCCGCTTGCAGCGGGAACGGCTGGCTGGCGTCCTGCAGGGCCAGCAGGCCACCGATCTTGCCGGTACCGGACACCGGCTGGCCCTTGTAGCGGCCTTGCGCCTTGAGGCCGAAGGCATAATCCTGGGCGCCACCGGCTTTCTCGGCGCTGGCCTTGCCAACGATCTCGCTGAACGGGATTGGCTTGCCCAGTGGATCGATCTGCACCTTCATGCTGGTTTTCAGGGTCTGGTCATCGAAGCTGACGTTGCCCTGGTCGAAACCGATGGCGCCGATGTCCAGTACCCATTTCGACGGCTCGGCGTTTTCATCTTTCGGGCCGAAATCGAAGGTCCAGTTAGCACGGCCATCGGCCAGCCGATTGAGGCTGGCTGTGGGCTTGGTCAGGTCGATGCGCGGAATGACGATCTGCTGGAACATCAGCGGTAACGGCGAGAGGCGGAATTCGACCTTCTCCAAGCCGACCATGGTGGGCTCCTTGAGCCAGTCGGGGTTGCCCAGGGTCAGGTCTTCGGCGATGAAGTGCGGCCAGGGCACCCAGGCTCGCCAACCGCCCTCTTCAGGCTCGGTGCGCCACTGCACAGCGAGGTTGCCGTTGATCGCGAAGGGCCGGTGCAGGGCCTCGGAAACCTTCTCGTTGAGCAGCGGCTTGGCGCGATTCCAATCGAACGTGGCGATGACCACCACCAGTATCGCCAGCACGGTGATCAGGCTGGTGAAGATCCAGGTGAAGATTCTGGCAGGGCGCGTCATTGCGTAATTCTCCTGACTGCATGGCACAAGGCGGGCACGACGATGGCACTTAGTATGTCGGACTGATGAAAAGCTGCGGGGTTTAATCGAACAACCCATGATAACCAAGAATTTCCTGACTCCCCTCTCAGCTTTTGGTCTGTTCCCGGCTCGGCTGTTACCCATCGGGCCAACCATCAAATCGCCACCTCAGCCTCAGAAACACGCGAGATAGAAGGGTCGCAACTGAGTATCAATACCGTCGATTGTTACCATTAGCCTTATGAACTTTTCTCTGGAGTTACCGGGAGTAGCATTGGCTTCGTACCCACTTTCCAGCCCCCCAGAGGAGCACCGAAATCATGAAACGCCATCTGCTGCTGAGCCTGACCCTTTCCATCGCCGCCGCCAACGCCTTCGCCCTGCCCGCTCAGGATCAACACCTGACCGCCGAATCGCGTTCGAGCTCGGCTACAGTTGCGCAACCGCTGAACACCTTGGCCGAAGGTGGCGCTGAACGCTTGCAGGAACGTGCAGCGCGCGTTGCCGAAGGTGGTTCGGATCGTCTGATCGAACGCACTGGCCGGGTTGCCGAAGGTGGTTCGGATCGCCTGATCGAACGCACTGGCCGGGTTGCCGAAGGTGGCTCGGATCGCCTGATCGAACGCACTGGCCGGGTTGCCGAAGGTGGCTCGGATCGTCTGATCGAACGCACTGGCCGGGTTGCCGAGGGTGGTTCGGATCGCCTGATCGAACGCACTGGCCGGGTTGCCGAAGGTGGCTCGGATCGTCTGGTCGAAATCAGCCGCATGAGCTGATCACCATGGCCGAAAAGAACAACCCTCGACACTGCGCCTGCTATCCTCCAAGCCCGGTCCATTGACCGGGCTTTGTTTTTTTATCCAGAATGCCCAGCCGTACAGTCACAGAATCCTGCCCATGCTGCCGCGCGCCGAACAGAAGCTCCAGACCCGCCAGGCCCTGCTCGATGCCGCCTGCCAGTTGATGGAAAGTGGCCGCGGGTTCGGCAGCATCAGCCTGCGCGAAGTGGCCAAGACCGCTGGCATCGTGCCAACTGGCTTCTATCGACACTTCCCGGACATGGACGCCCTCGGCCTGGCGCTGGTCGAAGAGGTCGACGCTACCTTCCGCCACGCCATCCGCCTGGTGCGACAAAACGAATTCGAGCTGGGTGGCATTACCGATGCCTCGGTGCGGATCTTCCTCGACATGGTTGCTGCCCACCGCGCCCAGTTCCTGTTCCTCGCCCGCGAGCAATACGGCGGTTCGCAGCCGGTGCGCCAGGCCATCGCCAGGTTGCGCCAGGACATCAGCTCGGACCTGGCCACCGACCTCGGCCTGATGCCACGCTGGAAGCATCTGGACGCAGCCGCGCTGAGCGTGATGGCCGATCTGGTGGTCAAGACCGTGTTCGCCACCCTGCCCGAACTGATCGACAGCCCCGACCCGCTGGACCCGCAGCCGCTGACCGCGCAGGAGAAGATCACTCAACAGCTGCGCTTCATCTTTGTCGGTGCGCGCCATTGGCAGGGACTTAGCCCTTCGCCTTGAAGCAGACATCTTCGCCCCTTGCATGCGCCTGAGAATCAAGAGTCATTCACCAGTTCTGCTACCATGGCGCACTGCCCGATTGCGACGAGCGCTTCCATGTCCGACCCCCGCCCCACCCTGCCCGAGCTGACCACCCGCCTGGCCCGCTTCCGCCAGCATTTTGCCGAGCGCATCGTGCCGCTGTGGCAAGGTCCGGGGTGGAATGCCGAGCTGGCGCTGCCCTTTGAGGCGCTCGACGCACAGCACCAGCCGCTGCCGGTACAGCGCTACCGCGCCATGGCCGTCGCTCGTCAGCTGTACCTGTTCAGCAGCCGCATCGAGCAACCGGGCGCGGCCGAGCGGGCCGCAA is part of the Pseudomonas urmiensis genome and harbors:
- a CDS encoding chaperone modulator CbpM, whose protein sequence is MSSTLIVQLDMRTLCQEANLSADCVIEIVEHGIVEPSGRTPEDWLFDDRAPVTVKRAVKLHDQLELEWEGVALALELLEEVQHLRSENSMLRQRLGRFTQL
- the cbpA gene encoding curved DNA-binding protein, which encodes MDFKDYYKILGVEPTADDKAIKAAYRKLARKYHPDVSKERDAEDKFKEANEAYEVLGDAQKRAEFDEIRKYGGQHGRPFQAPPGWQSRGGAGAGGGFEGGDFSDFFSSIFGARSGSPFGRGQQQQQRSAGRRGQDVELELAVFLEETLNNESKQISFQVPQTNGAGQRTGFTTKTLNVKIPAGVADGERIRLKGQGAPGVGGGANGDLFLTIRMAPHPLFDVEGHDLIITVPLAPWEAALGAKVEVPTLSGKINLTIRPDSQSGQRLRIKGRGLATKHGERGDLYAQLKVVMPTQSDAETRELWSKLSEKAAFNPRTQWSS
- a CDS encoding Hsp70 family protein; the protein is MSDVSPARALGIDFGTSNSTVGWHRPGAESLIALEEGKITLPSVVFFNIEERRPVYGRLALHEYLEGYEGRLMRSLKSLLGSKLIKHDTSVLGTALPFKDLLGMFIGELKKRAEAAAGREFEQVVLGRPVFFVDEDPAADQEAEDTLADVARKIGFKDVSFQYEPIAAAFDYESGIDREELVLIVDIGGGTSDFSLIRLSPERHLLDERQSDILATGGVHIGGTDFDKQLSLQGVMPLFGYGSRMKSGALMPTSYHLNLATWHTINSVYSQKSQLALGSMRYDIEDALGIDRLFKVIEQRAGHWLAMEVEASKIELTEQPSRRIDMRRIEPELGVELTRAVFEEAIDGLLERVRGSVSELLNKAGVTESQVDTVFFTGGSSGIPALRNSVAAMLPNARHVEGNIFGSIGSGLAIEARKRYGTV
- a CDS encoding AI-2E family transporter; this encodes MTFTPRQVTLASWIIVFAGLLLALPLKLLPSLLAGLLVFELVNMLTPRLQPLIAGQRARWLAVALLGTLVVTTLTLLIAGAFSFLLHEAENPGASLDKFIGLVERARGQLPPFIEGYLPASAAEFKVAIGDWLKSHLGELQLVGKGMAHMFVTLLIGMILGAIIALQRIPDISRRKPLAAALFERLSLLVKAFRNIVFAQIKISLLNTFFTGIFLAVVLPMFGVHLPLTKTLIVLTFLLGLLPVIGNLMSNTLITIVGLSLSIWVAVAALGYLIVIHKVEYFLNARIVGGQISAKSWELLLAMLVFEAAFGLPGVVAGPIYYAYLKSELRRAELV
- a CDS encoding PsiF family protein, translating into MKMLQVPLLVLGVLISAQGFAATAQQEKMKTCNAEATEQTLKGDERKAFMSKCLKATQQEKMKSCNATATEKALKGDERKAYMSDCLKKK
- a CDS encoding AraC family transcriptional regulator, translating into MTGKYLAIPQFDQLPAPVYFRYDEFGADTISAPHRHTWGQLNYAAHGVMHLDVDGQRFISPPHLAVWVPPGCEHGCYNPQAIVYRSVYLHRDLCHDLPQQPCSLVISDILKAILSDFARRDLKVAQDQCDLRLTQVLLDQLHLSPTQACYLPFARSEGLSQILDALSAEPGDNRPLADWAARIHVSERTLARQFLRELGMSFGEWRLRLRFLRAIEALEAGTPIQSIAFDLGYSSASAFIAMFQRQAHCTPQQYRRQARAA
- a CDS encoding DMT family transporter produces the protein MNYAFPLMAILIWAGNTVVTKLSAGAIFPAEIGFYRWLLAGLLFTPFLLPKVWRNWPAIRPHLGKIFILGILGMALYQSLAYFAAEITSATNMGIILSLMPLMSLALSIAWLGQRLTFGALLGALVSFVGVLEVVSAGHPLGLLDQGLNRGDLLMLVATFAYALYSFLLKKWQLRLPPLQLLYLQVLVAIIVLLPLFLLSAKTGLNPHNLSLVLYACVLASMIAPLLWMQAVHRLGPSRTTLFFNLLPVVTALIAAWVLDEQLAAYHLYGGLLTLAGVLLAERWTTPVRRAATARQP
- a CDS encoding esterase/lipase family protein; this translates as MNQDLATRYPLVLVPGMLGFVRLLLYPYWFGIVAALRKGGAQVFPVQVSPLHSSEVRGEQLLAIIEDICQRTGAERVNLIGHSQGALSARYAAAKRPDRVASVTSVAGPNHGSELADYLDHKAPGDSPHGRILKAVLHGLAVLLVWLETGWRRDPLPIDVHASHQSLTHHGVARFNQAYPQGLPEVWGGEGAYEVNGVRYYSWSGTLQPGRTDQGRNRFDGSNRFCRLFARTFEREKGQCDGMVGRNSSHLGQVIGDDYPLDHLDIVNQSLGAVGKGAEPVRLFTEHAARLKAAGL
- the osmE gene encoding osmotically-inducible lipoprotein OsmE, which produces MYKQTLAILLASATLAACGSRPENPVDYVTYRDEPLVKQVEHGMTMQKVIAIGGSPSNVIDLPHGGTCNDYILNRDGHQQPYYVRFDATGHVDAKGFKTCKQREEDKEAVPGA
- a CDS encoding ferritin-like domain-containing protein, whose product is MSNVELTDVKTLRERARQHVEQGAVTEGYSADREKILRVLNESLATELVCVLRYKRHYFMASGIKASVAAAEFLEHANQESEHADKLAERIVQLGGEPDFNPDNLSKNSHAQYVAGNSLKEMVLEDLVAERIAIDSYREIIQFIGESDPTTRRIFEDILAQEEEHADDMADLLQGL